A segment of the Candidatus Bathyarchaeota archaeon genome:
TCTCAAATTGCCAGTAGGATAAGAGTTTGCAAGAGACTCGACAAAAGTTCTTCTCATCTATTAACTATTGAGAGGGAAACATCAATAGAATGTTAGTACAATTGCTTTTTATTTTAGTATCATTTGGGTGAATTGTTCTGGCTTAAAAGGCTGCAAGTCTTCATACATTTGACCCACACCAATGAACAGTATGGGCTTACCAGTCACATACGTAACGCTTAGCGCTGAACCGCCCTTCACATCAGCATCCACCTTCGTCAAAATAGTTCCATCTATGCCCACGCTTTTGTTAAACTCTTCAGCCTGCATAACCGCATCATTCCCCGTCAAGGCATCAACCACAAGCAAAGTCAAATCTGGATTCACAATGCGCTTGACCTTCGCCAACTCGTTCATCAAGTTCTTATCGGTTTGAATACGCCCCGCCGTGTCAATAAGCACCACATTAACGCCGTGAGCCTCTGCATGCTTTATAGCATCAAAAGCCACTGCAGCAGGGTCAGCCCCGTAACGATGCTTAATCATGCGTACCTCAAGCCTTTTTGCATGCTCCTCCAACTGCTCAATCGAGCCAGCTCTATACGTATCGCTGCAAGCCAAAACAACTGTATAACCCTTTTCCATAAACAACTTGGCAATCTTAGCGATACTCGTTGTCTTTCCCGTGCCATTGATTCCAACAAACGCAATAACGAATGGCTCTCCATCTTTCTGCTTCTCTTCAACCATCTTTAGCAAGTCTATCTTTTCATCCGTGTTTAAGATTTCTAGCAAAACTTCGCGTAAATTCTTCTTCACAACCTTTTTTCGGTCTTCTAAACGCTTTACCTCAACGCCTTCAAGGCGTTTCTCCATCTCATAAGATATGCGTTCCGCAACTCGAAAAGCTACATCGTTCTCGACTAGGCTTAACTTAAAATCATATAGGATTGGCTGAAGCTGTTTTGTTTTAAGTTCGGTTGCTGTAATTTTGTTAACTAAACCGCTAAGTCCCGCTTTTAGTTTTTCGAACATCGTCTGCTTGCCTCCTTCCACTGAGCCTCACCGAAACTTCGTCAAGCTGCTGTCTTTTTGTACGCATCTTTGCTATCACCTGAGCTAGCTGCTGCTGAAGATTGTTCCTAGACGTCTCCAGCTCCGCCATGCGCTTCTCCAAAGTTTGCCTAGCTTCGTCTCTAGACGTCTCCACCGACACACCAGCACCTATACCAACCACCATCGTCTCTGTTGTTGCCACTTCAGCTTTTATGAAAGAGCCGCCGCCAATGGGTACAAGCAAAGGAGTACCCTTTTTTTCCTTTTCTAACCCTTCCATCGTCGCAGACGCAAAGGCAAGTTCAGTTGTAGCAGCGCTCACTAAGTTGACTCTGTTTTGCAAGGCGTCTGCGGTGCCTTCTAACAGCCGAAGCTCCGTCAGCAGTCTTCGAAAAGTTTCCTCGTCACTTGACATCTGCTTCCTCCCCTAAGGTCAACTTCTTTATGAGGGGGCTTTCAATCTCCTCCGGAGAAATTTCTTCGATTTTGAAAATTTTGATTTGAAAATGTTTTGCCCTGTGTTTGCTTCCCAATTCCATGTATACCTTTTCTTTTGCGTTTTCAGGCTTCAAGGCTCTGACTTCCTTTTTGAAAGTCGTTCTCAAGTTAGGCTTTACTATTTCACCCGTCACACGGAACACTTTGACTTCGCTCATCTTATTTCACCACATCAAGAGCTTGTCCCATTATAAACATTTCAGGACCTGTAGTAAAGAATCCTGCCACTACATTGCCACTGTTTCCTATTAACCCTGTGGATACATAAGGTATTCCACAATTTATGGTTCCGACATCTACAGGCACCTTCAACACCTCCTTTAGAAGTTGCTGTTCCTCCTCCTTAATCAACGGATGCGCCAAGACACCTTTATTCGTAGCCAAAGCCAACGAACCAACGTAAGGCAAACCTGCAATCTCCCCCAGAACAACCTCAACGCCCAAAGTATCAGATATTTTCTCAATAGTTTTAGGTTTAAGCCTCGGATCAACAATAGCGCCATAATCATTTGTAAGAACCATGGTCCCATAGGCGTTTCTTTTTGTCTCCATCACCGTCAAATTTGCATCATCAGACACTGCCTTTATGATTTCCAGTTCTTCCTCTCGCACATAATAAGGCAAAACCACACCGTTCGAGTTGGCGCATGCCAAAGCGCCTACTACAACCGAACCGCCAATAATTGTCTTAGCCACCTTTACACCTAGCCATTTCTCAACTTTGTTAGCTTTCGTTTCAGGCGCT
Coding sequences within it:
- the ftsY gene encoding signal recognition particle-docking protein FtsY; translation: MFEKLKAGLSGLVNKITATELKTKQLQPILYDFKLSLVENDVAFRVAERISYEMEKRLEGVEVKRLEDRKKVVKKNLREVLLEILNTDEKIDLLKMVEEKQKDGEPFVIAFVGINGTGKTTSIAKIAKLFMEKGYTVVLACSDTYRAGSIEQLEEHAKRLEVRMIKHRYGADPAAVAFDAIKHAEAHGVNVVLIDTAGRIQTDKNLMNELAKVKRIVNPDLTLLVVDALTGNDAVMQAEEFNKSVGIDGTILTKVDADVKGGSALSVTYVTGKPILFIGVGQMYEDLQPFKPEQFTQMILK
- the pfdA gene encoding prefoldin subunit alpha; the encoded protein is MSSDEETFRRLLTELRLLEGTADALQNRVNLVSAATTELAFASATMEGLEKEKKGTPLLVPIGGGSFIKAEVATTETMVVGIGAGVSVETSRDEARQTLEKRMAELETSRNNLQQQLAQVIAKMRTKRQQLDEVSVRLSGRRQADDVRKTKSGT
- the rpl18a gene encoding 50S ribosomal protein L18Ae, producing the protein MSEVKVFRVTGEIVKPNLRTTFKKEVRALKPENAKEKVYMELGSKHRAKHFQIKIFKIEEISPEEIESPLIKKLTLGEEADVK
- a CDS encoding translation initiation factor IF-6; translation: MAIFLLSLFGSASIGIYSLATDKIAIIPPQAPETKANKVEKWLGVKVAKTIIGGSVVVGALACANSNGVVLPYYVREEELEIIKAVSDDANLTVMETKRNAYGTMVLTNDYGAIVDPRLKPKTIEKISDTLGVEVVLGEIAGLPYVGSLALATNKGVLAHPLIKEEEQQLLKEVLKVPVDVGTINCGIPYVSTGLIGNSGNVVAGFFTTGPEMFIMGQALDVVK